A stretch of Gemmatimonas aurantiaca T-27 DNA encodes these proteins:
- a CDS encoding methylmalonyl-CoA mutase family protein, which translates to MATTISPAPQSRPAPTDSGIYSAQHKIRIVTAASLFDGHDAAINVMRRIIQASGAEVIHLGHDRSVDEVVNCAIQEDVNAIAMTSYQGGHVEYLKYMHDRLQEAGCGHIRIFAGGGGVILPDEIAELHAYGIEHVYSPDDGRAMGLQGMINDLLRRCDFPTGRDVTQDDVEKAAGRDARSIGRLISAAENFRDEHLGLFDQIRADAATRRTPVLGITGTGGAGKSSLVDELVRRYLLDFSDKTIGIISVDPSKRKTGGALLGDRIRMNAINNPRVYMRSLATRQANLALSSYVQDAVAVLKMAGFDLIILETAGIGQSDTAITNHSDVALYVMTPEYGAATQLEKIDMLDFADVVALNKFDKRGALDALRDVRKQYQRNHRQFDRAVDQMPVVGTIASQFNDPGTTRLYRTLMDRIAEKCQAPLRSQLDAGDDESEKINIIPPERVRYLAEISESVRRYNAWVGTQSDVANKLQALTEAERLVEDNAAIADAKDKIGLKLDGENRRILEQWPTQHQRYDGNTFTYQVRGKDITVPLTTESLSHQQVPKVALPSYQGWGDVLRWVLQENVPGEFPFTAGVFPFKREGEDPTRMFAGEGGPERTNRRFHYVSQGQPAHRLSTAFDSVTLYGNDPATRPDIYGKIGNSGVSICCLDDAKKLYSGFDLADAKTSVSMTINGPAPMLTGFFMNAAIDQQCEKYIRAEGLEAEVNAKIEAHFASVGQARPTYAGPLPAGNDGLGLMLLGVTGDMVLPAEVYDRIKRETITKVRGTVQADILKEDQAQNTCIFSTEFSLKLMGDVQEYFTKNDVRNFYSVSISGYHIAEAGATPVSQLAFTLANGFTYVEYYLARGLPIDSFAPNLSFFFSNGTDPEYAVIGRVARRIWAKALKLRYEGAPRSQMLKYHVQTSGRSLHAQEISFNDIRTTLQALYAIFDNCNSLHTNAYDEAITTPTEESVRRAMAIQLIINHEFGLAKNQNPIQGSFIIEKLTDLVEEAVLQEFDRISERGGVLGAMETMYQRGKIQEESLYYETLKHTGELPVIGVNTFLSADGSPTMLPKEVIRSTTEEKEQQIGTAQAVQARNAEKGKAALERLRKAALRNGNLFEELMETTKVCTLGQISQALFTVGGQYRRNM; encoded by the coding sequence ATGGCGACAACGATCTCTCCTGCTCCCCAGTCCCGGCCCGCGCCGACGGATTCGGGCATCTATTCGGCCCAGCACAAGATCCGGATCGTGACGGCCGCGTCCCTGTTCGACGGCCACGATGCCGCGATCAATGTGATGCGACGCATCATCCAGGCGAGCGGCGCCGAGGTCATTCACCTCGGACATGATCGCTCGGTGGACGAGGTCGTGAACTGTGCGATCCAGGAAGACGTCAACGCGATTGCGATGACGTCGTACCAGGGTGGGCATGTCGAGTACCTCAAGTACATGCACGACCGGCTGCAGGAGGCGGGTTGCGGGCACATCCGCATCTTCGCGGGCGGTGGTGGGGTGATTCTGCCCGACGAGATCGCCGAGTTGCATGCGTACGGCATCGAACACGTGTACTCGCCGGACGATGGGCGTGCGATGGGGCTGCAGGGCATGATCAATGACCTCCTGCGTCGCTGCGATTTCCCGACGGGCCGCGATGTCACGCAGGACGATGTGGAGAAGGCCGCCGGGCGTGATGCCCGTTCCATCGGACGCCTCATTTCCGCCGCCGAAAACTTCCGCGACGAACATCTGGGATTGTTCGACCAGATCCGCGCCGATGCGGCCACGCGTCGTACACCGGTGTTGGGCATCACGGGCACCGGTGGTGCGGGCAAGTCGTCGTTGGTGGATGAACTGGTGCGTCGCTACCTGCTGGATTTCAGCGACAAGACCATCGGCATCATCTCGGTGGATCCGTCCAAGCGCAAGACGGGTGGTGCGTTGCTCGGTGATCGCATCCGCATGAACGCGATCAACAATCCACGTGTCTACATGCGCTCGCTGGCCACACGTCAGGCCAACCTCGCGTTGTCGTCGTATGTGCAGGACGCCGTAGCGGTCCTCAAGATGGCAGGCTTCGACCTGATCATCCTGGAAACGGCGGGTATCGGTCAGTCGGACACGGCCATCACGAACCACTCCGATGTTGCGCTGTACGTGATGACGCCCGAGTATGGTGCGGCCACGCAGCTCGAAAAGATCGACATGCTCGACTTCGCCGATGTGGTCGCGCTGAACAAGTTCGACAAGCGTGGCGCACTGGATGCACTGCGTGATGTGCGCAAGCAGTATCAGCGCAATCATCGGCAGTTCGATCGCGCCGTGGATCAGATGCCCGTGGTGGGCACGATCGCGTCGCAGTTCAACGATCCGGGCACCACGCGTCTCTATCGCACGTTGATGGATCGCATCGCGGAGAAGTGCCAGGCGCCGTTGCGGTCACAGCTCGATGCCGGTGACGACGAGTCGGAGAAGATCAACATCATCCCGCCCGAGCGCGTGCGCTATCTCGCTGAGATCAGCGAGTCGGTGCGTCGCTACAATGCCTGGGTGGGCACGCAGTCGGACGTGGCCAACAAGCTGCAGGCGCTTACCGAAGCCGAGCGGTTGGTCGAAGACAATGCGGCCATCGCCGACGCCAAGGACAAGATCGGTCTCAAGCTCGATGGCGAGAATCGTCGCATCCTCGAGCAGTGGCCCACGCAGCATCAGCGGTACGACGGCAACACGTTCACGTACCAGGTGCGCGGCAAGGACATCACGGTGCCGCTCACCACGGAATCGTTGTCGCACCAGCAGGTGCCCAAGGTGGCGTTGCCATCGTACCAGGGGTGGGGCGATGTGCTGCGCTGGGTGCTGCAGGAGAATGTGCCGGGTGAGTTCCCGTTCACCGCGGGTGTGTTCCCGTTCAAGCGCGAAGGTGAAGACCCCACGCGCATGTTTGCCGGTGAAGGGGGACCGGAGCGTACGAACCGTCGTTTCCACTACGTGTCGCAGGGGCAGCCGGCGCATCGCCTGTCCACCGCCTTCGACTCGGTGACGCTGTACGGCAACGATCCGGCCACACGGCCCGACATCTACGGCAAGATCGGCAACTCCGGTGTGTCCATCTGCTGCCTCGACGACGCCAAGAAGCTGTACTCCGGCTTCGATCTCGCGGATGCGAAGACGTCGGTGTCGATGACGATCAACGGCCCGGCGCCGATGCTCACCGGCTTCTTCATGAACGCGGCCATCGATCAGCAGTGCGAGAAGTACATCCGGGCCGAAGGACTCGAAGCGGAGGTGAACGCGAAGATCGAGGCGCACTTCGCGTCGGTGGGACAGGCGCGCCCGACCTACGCGGGACCGCTGCCGGCCGGCAACGATGGCCTGGGCCTCATGTTGCTGGGCGTGACGGGCGACATGGTACTGCCGGCCGAGGTGTATGATCGCATCAAGCGGGAAACGATCACGAAGGTGCGTGGTACGGTGCAGGCCGACATCCTGAAGGAAGATCAGGCGCAGAACACCTGCATCTTCTCCACCGAGTTTTCGCTCAAGCTGATGGGCGATGTGCAGGAGTACTTCACGAAGAACGACGTGCGGAATTTCTATTCCGTGTCGATCTCGGGCTATCACATCGCCGAGGCCGGAGCTACTCCGGTGTCGCAGTTGGCGTTCACGCTGGCCAACGGCTTCACATACGTGGAGTACTACCTCGCGCGAGGCCTGCCCATCGACAGCTTTGCGCCGAACCTGTCGTTCTTCTTCTCGAATGGTACCGACCCCGAGTACGCCGTGATCGGTCGTGTGGCGCGGCGTATCTGGGCCAAGGCGCTCAAGCTGCGCTACGAGGGTGCGCCACGGTCGCAGATGCTCAAGTACCACGTGCAGACCAGCGGACGGTCGTTGCACGCGCAGGAAATTTCGTTCAACGACATTCGCACCACGCTGCAGGCGCTGTACGCCATCTTCGACAATTGCAATTCGCTGCACACGAACGCCTACGACGAAGCCATCACCACGCCCACCGAAGAGAGTGTGCGTCGTGCGATGGCCATTCAGTTGATCATCAATCACGAGTTCGGGCTCGCGAAGAACCAGAATCCCATCCAGGGATCGTTCATCATCGAGAAGCTGACCGACCTGGTGGAAGAGGCCGTGCTGCAGGAATTCGATCGGATCAGCGAGCGTGGTGGCGTGCTGGGTGCCATGGAGACCATGTACCAGCGCGGCAAGATCCAGGAAGAATCGCTGTACTACGAGACGCTGAAGCACACCGGTGAGTTGCCGGTGATCGGCGTGAACACCTTCCTGTCGGCCGACGGCTCACCCACGATGTTGCCGAAGGAAGTGATCCGCTCCACGACCGAGGAGAAGGAACAGCAGATCGGCACGGCGCAGGCGGTGCAGGCGCGCAATGCGGAAAAGGGCAAGGCGGCACTCGAACGCCTGCGCAAGGCGGCACTGCGCAATGGCAATCTGTTCGAGGAACTCATGGAAACGACCAAGGTGTGCACGCTGGGACAGATCAGTCAGGCGTTGTTCACCGTGGGTGGCCAGTATCGTCGCAACATGTAA
- a CDS encoding cysteine-rich CWC family protein: MRRSMWRAYRGRGVFSGCISPPLADAATSSASRGRQRKGSVSFPPALSTDPRRCPSCGVENGCTMAAGACDASACWCSRAVAYLPGLLTTERPAPSAAPEPMSCYCEPCLSAIRARGATRLS; this comes from the coding sequence ATGCGGCGATCCATGTGGAGAGCGTACCGGGGCAGGGGAGTGTTTTCCGGATGTATCTCCCCACCTCTGGCTGACGCCGCGACCTCTTCAGCATCCCGGGGCCGACAACGTAAAGGGAGTGTGTCCTTTCCTCCCGCCCTGTCCACGGATCCACGCCGCTGCCCCTCCTGCGGCGTGGAGAACGGGTGCACCATGGCGGCCGGCGCGTGTGATGCGTCGGCCTGCTGGTGCAGCCGGGCAGTGGCTTATCTTCCGGGGTTGCTGACAACCGAACGTCCAGCCCCTTCTGCCGCGCCAGAACCGATGTCCTGCTACTGCGAACCGTGCCTGTCGGCCATTCGCGCACGCGGGGCGACCCGGCTCTCCTGA
- a CDS encoding PAS domain-containing protein: MTIGSDRNMELEEALEMAARDRPPLQHARDFQSFAVLEQMVRMLPHGILVVSDSHGVEFANQAFCDLYGLMIPPAALLGHSASDILQMIRSRWFDPLYEQQRVRDWQARSRARRSMEVVLTDGRVIAMDWTPLQVDGRINCRVWHNYDVTERKHLESMLREREVDFRVMVEGTPMIVLLSEGEEQTTVTVNSHLTEILGYTAADFSDAASWWPLAYPDPVYRAKVANDWTARVNAAIRTQGRIEPMETRVTCADGSVRDIEWGFLSVGKRNVVYGVDRTPRRDAERERARLETLTHHLERSQSLDRMAGAIAHHFNNQLHVVMLSLHIAADELPRLTEVTRLIDSARQAAANAAEVSTKLLTYLGLSHATMKSLDMADICRRMVPILQASAPAGVRLTTSLPTSVPKVTASEAQLQQALLALLSNAWESARVTPHEIEIAVEMVDGREVPNTHIFPRDFVPQSGRYVCVRVTDRGVGIEAPDIDRIFDPFYTTKFVGRGLGLPMTLGIARTHDAAIHVESVPGQGSVFRMYLPTSG, translated from the coding sequence GTGACCATAGGCAGCGATCGCAACATGGAGCTGGAAGAGGCGCTCGAGATGGCCGCGCGCGATCGACCGCCTCTGCAACACGCCAGAGATTTCCAGTCGTTTGCGGTCCTCGAGCAGATGGTGCGGATGCTGCCGCATGGCATTCTGGTGGTGAGTGACAGTCACGGTGTCGAGTTCGCCAATCAGGCGTTTTGCGATCTGTACGGCCTCATGATTCCCCCCGCCGCCCTCTTGGGGCACTCCGCATCGGACATCCTGCAGATGATCCGCTCGCGCTGGTTCGATCCGCTCTACGAGCAGCAGCGCGTGCGTGACTGGCAGGCCCGTAGCCGGGCGCGACGCAGCATGGAGGTGGTGCTCACCGACGGGCGTGTCATCGCGATGGACTGGACGCCCCTGCAGGTGGATGGTCGCATCAACTGCCGGGTGTGGCACAACTACGACGTCACCGAACGCAAGCATCTCGAATCGATGCTGCGGGAGCGGGAGGTCGACTTCCGGGTGATGGTGGAAGGCACGCCCATGATTGTGCTGCTCTCCGAAGGGGAAGAGCAGACCACGGTCACCGTCAACAGCCACCTCACCGAGATTCTCGGATACACGGCGGCCGATTTCTCCGACGCAGCCTCCTGGTGGCCGCTGGCTTATCCGGACCCGGTGTATCGCGCCAAGGTGGCAAACGATTGGACGGCGCGTGTGAATGCGGCCATACGCACGCAGGGACGTATCGAGCCCATGGAAACGCGGGTGACGTGTGCCGATGGGTCGGTGAGGGACATCGAGTGGGGCTTTCTCTCGGTGGGAAAGCGGAACGTGGTGTACGGAGTCGATCGCACGCCGCGCCGCGATGCCGAGCGGGAACGGGCTCGTCTCGAGACCCTCACCCACCATCTCGAACGCTCGCAAAGCCTCGATCGCATGGCGGGGGCTATTGCCCACCACTTCAACAACCAGCTCCATGTGGTCATGCTGTCGCTGCACATCGCGGCGGATGAACTCCCGCGGCTGACCGAAGTCACCCGACTGATCGATTCGGCGCGTCAGGCCGCCGCCAATGCCGCGGAAGTGAGCACCAAGTTGCTCACTTACCTGGGACTGTCGCATGCCACCATGAAGTCGCTCGACATGGCGGATATCTGTCGACGCATGGTGCCCATTCTGCAGGCTTCCGCGCCGGCCGGTGTCCGGCTCACCACCTCCTTGCCCACCTCGGTACCGAAAGTCACCGCCAGCGAAGCCCAGTTGCAGCAAGCCCTGCTCGCCTTGCTGTCGAATGCCTGGGAATCGGCGCGTGTCACGCCGCACGAGATCGAAATCGCCGTGGAAATGGTGGACGGCCGCGAGGTGCCGAACACACACATCTTCCCCCGCGATTTTGTGCCGCAGTCCGGTCGGTACGTCTGCGTGCGGGTCACCGATCGGGGGGTTGGCATCGAAGCGCCGGACATCGATCGGATTTTTGATCCGTTTTACACCACCAAGTTTGTGGGCCGGGGGCTGGGGCTCCCGATGACGCTGGGGATCGCCCGGACCCACGATGCGGCGATCCATGTGGAGAGCGTACCGGGGCAGGGGAGTGTTTTCCGGATGTATCTCCCCACCTCTGGCTGA
- a CDS encoding Ig-like domain-containing protein, whose protein sequence is MPRASSSETLMSLSCKPQSFKPLAATSSPSGSPSGSPSGSPSGSPRRAATRLAVLCALGIAGMVGVSACGSSESVASNGPVATTIVATPATDSQRAGVTTTLASPIGALVRDQNGALLEGAPVAWAVLSGGGSVSLGISASAANGEAATVWTLGRTAGVQRVTATLVSGVSDTIIAIGTAGAAAVFALVDGDNQTVTVGQTSAPLQVRALDQYGNVVPSLAVTWSTTAGTLSALQNTTGTNGVASVTLQPAMGAQVVTARLATGASLTFNVRGQ, encoded by the coding sequence ATGCCCCGTGCCTCTAGTTCGGAGACGCTGATGTCGTTGTCGTGCAAACCGCAGTCGTTCAAGCCACTGGCCGCCACGTCGTCGCCATCTGGGTCGCCATCTGGGTCGCCATCGGGGTCGCCATCGGGGTCGCCTCGTCGGGCCGCTACACGGCTCGCGGTCCTCTGCGCTCTTGGCATTGCCGGCATGGTCGGTGTCAGTGCCTGTGGGAGCAGCGAGTCGGTGGCCAGCAATGGCCCCGTGGCCACGACGATCGTGGCCACACCAGCCACGGACAGCCAGCGCGCCGGCGTGACCACCACCTTGGCGAGTCCGATCGGTGCTCTGGTGCGTGACCAGAACGGTGCCTTGCTCGAAGGCGCTCCGGTCGCGTGGGCCGTGTTGTCCGGTGGTGGGTCCGTCAGCCTCGGAATCTCTGCCTCGGCGGCCAACGGGGAAGCTGCGACCGTGTGGACCCTCGGCCGCACGGCCGGTGTGCAGCGGGTGACCGCGACGCTGGTGAGTGGCGTGTCCGACACCATCATTGCCATCGGCACGGCCGGCGCCGCGGCGGTGTTTGCACTGGTCGATGGCGACAACCAAACGGTGACGGTCGGGCAGACCAGTGCGCCGCTGCAGGTGCGGGCGCTCGATCAGTACGGCAATGTGGTGCCGTCGCTGGCCGTCACCTGGAGCACCACGGCGGGGACACTGAGCGCCCTGCAGAACACCACCGGAACCAATGGCGTGGCCTCGGTCACGCTGCAGCCGGCGATGGGTGCGCAGGTCGTGACCGCGCGTCTGGCCACCGGTGCGTCGCTGACGTTCAACGTGCGCGGTCAGTAG
- the efp gene encoding elongation factor P has translation MAFSATQIRRGMVLVFEGDPCRVIEFRHHTPGNLRAMVQAKLKNLRTGSNFEHRFRAADTIVKADMETHELEFMYQGGDTYHFMNSENYDQLELDDEALGDSAPWMQPGLKILAEYYNGRPIGIQLPNSLVFEIVETAPVVRGATKTASSKPAKLENGVTVNVPEFVEQGTRVRVNPSTGEYLDRAKD, from the coding sequence ATGGCTTTTTCCGCAACCCAGATCCGTCGTGGCATGGTCCTCGTTTTCGAGGGAGATCCGTGCCGCGTCATCGAGTTCCGTCACCATACGCCGGGCAATCTGCGCGCGATGGTGCAGGCGAAGCTGAAGAATCTCCGCACCGGCTCCAACTTCGAACATCGTTTCCGTGCCGCGGATACGATCGTGAAGGCGGACATGGAAACGCACGAGCTGGAGTTCATGTATCAGGGTGGTGATACGTACCACTTCATGAACAGCGAGAACTACGACCAGCTCGAGCTCGACGACGAAGCGCTTGGCGACTCGGCACCGTGGATGCAGCCCGGCCTCAAGATTCTGGCCGAGTACTACAACGGGCGTCCGATCGGCATTCAGTTGCCGAACTCGTTGGTGTTCGAGATTGTCGAGACGGCGCCGGTGGTGCGTGGTGCCACGAAGACGGCGTCTTCGAAGCCGGCGAAGCTCGAAAACGGCGTGACGGTGAACGTGCCGGAATTCGTGGAGCAGGGGACCCGTGTGCGCGTGAATCCGAGCACCGGTGAGTATCTCGATCGCGCGAAGGACTGA
- a CDS encoding arylesterase — translation MRWQSEVRRIGQGLWGAAVVLVAACSADRASTNGSTGAADSAAAPASVAENTPEGTDGAASSSAGGARRVQRVVFLGTSLTAGLGLDPEKAYPALLQAKADSAGYAVRIVNAGLSGETSAGALRRAGWVLDQPAAMVVLEVGANDGLRGVDPDSTYANLVKLVAAVRAGQPGVSLALVQMEAPTNLGRSYTTRFHTAYERAARETGIPLWPFLLDGVAGDATLNQADGIHPNVVGSQRVAETVWRSLGPALAALQAAPSGMPSGTPPATP, via the coding sequence ATGCGTTGGCAATCAGAGGTTCGACGGATCGGACAGGGACTGTGGGGCGCGGCTGTGGTGCTGGTCGCGGCCTGCAGCGCGGATCGTGCATCCACCAACGGCAGTACGGGGGCGGCGGATTCAGCGGCGGCTCCGGCGTCCGTGGCGGAGAATACACCCGAGGGCACAGATGGCGCCGCTTCGTCTTCGGCGGGCGGTGCGCGGCGTGTGCAGCGGGTGGTTTTCCTGGGCACCAGCCTCACGGCCGGTCTGGGACTCGATCCCGAAAAGGCGTATCCCGCACTGCTGCAGGCCAAGGCCGATTCGGCCGGGTATGCGGTGCGGATCGTGAACGCCGGCTTGAGCGGTGAGACCTCGGCCGGGGCGCTGCGTCGGGCGGGGTGGGTGTTGGACCAACCCGCCGCCATGGTGGTCCTGGAAGTGGGGGCCAATGACGGGCTGCGCGGCGTGGATCCCGATTCCACCTATGCCAATCTGGTGAAGCTGGTGGCGGCCGTGCGGGCCGGTCAGCCGGGTGTGTCGCTGGCTTTGGTCCAGATGGAGGCTCCCACGAATCTCGGACGGAGCTACACGACGCGCTTTCATACCGCCTACGAAAGAGCGGCCCGTGAGACGGGCATCCCGCTCTGGCCCTTCCTGCTGGACGGGGTGGCGGGTGACGCGACGTTGAATCAGGCTGATGGCATTCACCCCAACGTGGTGGGCTCCCAGCGTGTGGCCGAGACCGTGTGGCGGTCACTGGGACCGGCCTTGGCGGCACTCCAGGCCGCGCCGTCTGGTATGCCGTCTGGTACGCCGCCCGCGACACCCTGA
- a CDS encoding ABC transporter ATP-binding protein, with the protein MLVARGLTKEYLSGSQPLTVLRDVTFDVPAGAFVSIVGPSGSGKTTLLGLLAGLDTPSRGTVSLDGVDFGVLDEDRRAKLRGEKVGFVFQSFQLIPTLTALENVQVPLELAGRVNVREAASRARDLLGRVGLGDRVHHFPQQLSGGEQQRVALARAFVNDPRILFADEPTGNLDGATGERIVELLQELNRERGCTIVLVTHDASLAARTQRTIRLRDGVIVEDIRHDQSPA; encoded by the coding sequence ATGCTTGTTGCCCGTGGCCTTACCAAGGAGTACCTGAGCGGTTCGCAGCCCCTGACGGTGCTGCGCGATGTGACCTTCGATGTGCCGGCCGGCGCGTTCGTGTCCATCGTCGGCCCCTCCGGCAGCGGCAAGACTACCCTACTCGGTCTGCTCGCCGGACTCGATACCCCGTCACGGGGAACAGTGTCCCTCGACGGCGTCGATTTTGGTGTGCTCGATGAAGACCGGCGCGCCAAACTGCGCGGAGAGAAAGTTGGGTTCGTGTTCCAGAGCTTTCAATTGATCCCGACGCTGACCGCCCTCGAAAATGTGCAGGTGCCACTGGAACTGGCCGGCCGCGTGAACGTGCGCGAAGCGGCATCACGGGCCCGTGACCTGCTGGGACGTGTGGGACTCGGTGATCGGGTGCATCACTTCCCACAGCAGCTCTCGGGCGGCGAACAACAGCGCGTGGCACTGGCACGGGCCTTCGTGAATGACCCGCGCATCCTGTTTGCCGATGAACCCACCGGCAATCTGGATGGCGCCACGGGTGAACGCATCGTCGAGCTGCTGCAGGAGCTCAATCGCGAGCGCGGCTGCACCATCGTGCTCGTCACGCACGACGCCTCCCTGGCGGCCCGTACACAGCGTACGATCCGTTTGCGCGACGGTGTCATCGTCGAAGACATCCGTCACGACCAGAGCCCGGCATGA